A single Ignavibacteriales bacterium DNA region contains:
- the dinB gene encoding DNA polymerase IV — protein MIFHLDLDAFFVSVERILDPSLNDKPVIVGGDPHGRGVVAACSYEARKFGLHSAMPIRQAYRLCPQGIYIHGHHEEYSRYSGLVKEILQRYAPILEQASVDEFYMDFSGCGKIYGSLFKLATELQAVIKKETGLPCSIGIGANKTIAKIASDFNKPAGITFVIKGREKEFLHPLPVEVIPGVGKKFLAQLNARAIYKIGDVLKLPLDFITSSFGKAGMDLWEKAQGRGNTILTVEREQKSISKEVTLSNDSSDKKELIKVLFMLTGRVCQTLRDQYSLASTISVKIRYSDFETVLRSHTIKSTDDDQTVFETAKELFENAYQRRVALRLIGIKLSNFTSSGRQEQLFEEVQEKRDKLIEAVNVLREKYGYSALKLGITTDSEITKRFNKD, from the coding sequence ATGATATTTCATCTTGACCTTGATGCGTTTTTTGTTTCCGTTGAAAGGATACTTGACCCATCACTTAATGACAAACCGGTGATCGTGGGCGGAGACCCTCACGGCCGGGGAGTGGTTGCCGCCTGTTCGTATGAAGCACGGAAGTTCGGACTCCACTCTGCCATGCCAATCCGCCAGGCCTACAGGTTATGCCCTCAGGGGATATATATCCACGGGCATCACGAAGAATACAGCAGGTATTCCGGTCTGGTTAAGGAAATTCTTCAGAGATATGCACCCATACTTGAACAGGCATCTGTGGATGAGTTTTATATGGATTTCAGCGGCTGCGGAAAAATCTATGGCTCCCTTTTTAAACTGGCTACTGAACTTCAGGCCGTCATAAAAAAAGAAACCGGTTTGCCTTGTTCCATTGGAATAGGAGCAAATAAAACCATTGCAAAAATTGCCTCTGATTTTAATAAACCTGCCGGAATTACTTTTGTGATTAAAGGAAGAGAAAAAGAATTTCTTCATCCGCTTCCTGTTGAGGTAATACCGGGTGTCGGCAAAAAATTCCTGGCACAGCTTAACGCAAGAGCGATATATAAGATTGGCGATGTGCTTAAACTTCCGCTTGATTTTATTACCTCTTCATTCGGTAAAGCGGGGATGGATTTATGGGAAAAAGCACAGGGTAGGGGGAATACCATACTCACCGTTGAGCGTGAGCAAAAAAGTATTTCAAAAGAAGTTACCTTATCAAATGATTCATCGGACAAAAAAGAACTGATAAAAGTGCTGTTTATGCTGACCGGAAGAGTCTGCCAGACGCTGCGTGATCAGTATTCGCTTGCATCAACCATCTCAGTAAAGATCAGGTATTCAGATTTTGAAACGGTACTCCGCTCCCACACCATAAAATCAACTGACGATGATCAGACGGTATTTGAAACCGCAAAAGAGTTGTTTGAAAATGCGTATCAGAGAAGAGTTGCGCTGCGCCTGATTGGAATAAAATTATCCAACTTTACTTCCTCAGGCCGTCAGGAGCAGTTATTTGAAGAAGTGCAGGAAAAGCGGGATAAACTCATTGAAGCAGTGAATGTCCTGCGGGAAAAATACGGCTATTCCGCCCTGAAACTGGGAATTACGACAGATTCTGAGATAACGAAAAGATTTAACAAGGATTGA
- a CDS encoding RHS repeat-associated core domain-containing protein, with protein MKNELPLAYLLVYPLSIGNKLSNDDNMGYYEANYSTDSRGNITADEYRSTSNITYDNRNLPLQFSANGTTVKYSYDDNGNRIYKEFGTTKEFYLRDHTGQELAIFKVSGSSDTLMFYNIYGLGLEGRAEQTWSWNYETEPPQIERSEEPIFYIKDHLGTIRVTINKQGTILFAADYWPYGEKMAEYNSGTGTVQRYIFTEKERDTETGYDYFGARFYDSDLGRWMTVDPLMDKYPGWSPYNYVMGNPLRLVDPDGMKVNDGDEDKKDKEKKNINLLQALSDAWYELQITFTGSVVNPSGGSEISNQAEIRKIVSSGTKAKAVKKKVEESAYKGLEEVENYSAETSRIAGGIALFTVWAPPVSGTFFTISNISGNISMTAGVLKAGISQSSSDGINASVDAGVYFFGAFIDRKIGASKILSDQEIKLTKNVFGSSYNVITNSLGF; from the coding sequence ATGAAGAACGAACTCCCACTTGCATATCTTCTTGTTTACCCTCTCTCTATTGGTAATAAACTGAGTAATGATGATAATATGGGGTATTATGAGGCGAACTACTCCACCGACAGCCGGGGCAACATAACCGCAGACGAATACCGTTCAACTTCTAACATTACCTATGACAACAGGAATTTGCCCTTGCAGTTCAGCGCAAACGGAACAACGGTCAAGTATTCATACGATGACAACGGCAACCGTATATATAAAGAATTTGGTACAACTAAGGAGTTTTACCTTCGTGATCATACTGGTCAGGAACTTGCAATATTCAAAGTTAGCGGGAGTTCAGATACGCTCATGTTTTATAACATTTACGGTCTTGGCTTGGAAGGCAGAGCAGAGCAAACCTGGAGTTGGAACTATGAAACCGAACCACCGCAGATTGAACGGAGTGAGGAGCCGATATTTTATATCAAAGACCATCTGGGCACCATACGGGTGACCATAAATAAACAAGGCACCATTCTATTTGCAGCAGACTACTGGCCTTACGGCGAAAAAATGGCAGAATATAACTCAGGAACCGGAACCGTACAGAGGTATATATTTACCGAAAAGGAACGCGATACCGAAACCGGCTACGATTATTTTGGAGCGCGGTTTTATGACAGTGACCTGGGCAGATGGATGACGGTTGACCCGCTGATGGATAAATACCCCGGCTGGAGCCCTTATAATTATGTGATGGGGAACCCGCTGAGGTTGGTGGATCCGGATGGGATGAAGGTGAACGATGGCGATGAAGATAAAAAGGATAAAGAGAAAAAAAATATAAATCTGTTGCAGGCTTTGTCAGATGCATGGTATGAACTTCAAATAACATTTACAGGTAGTGTTGTGAATCCAAGCGGAGGGAGTGAAATATCAAATCAAGCCGAGATAAGAAAGATCGTTTCAAGTGGAACAAAAGCAAAAGCAGTTAAGAAAAAAGTTGAAGAATCTGCCTATAAAGGATTGGAAGAAGTGGAAAATTATTCTGCCGAAACCTCAAGAATTGCAGGAGGAATTGCTTTATTTACGGTCTGGGCTCCACCAGTATCGGGTACATTTTTTACTATCTCAAATATTTCAGGGAATATTAGTATGACAGCGGGAGTATTAAAGGCAGGTATATCACAATCATCATCTGATGGAATTAATGCAAGTGTAGATGCGGGAGTCTATTTCTTTGGGGCATTTATCGATCGAAAGATAGGAGCATCAAAAATTCTCTCCGATCAAGAAATAAAATTGACCAAGAATGTTTTTGGGAGTAGTTATAATGTGATAACTAATTCTTTAGGATTTTGA
- a CDS encoding RHS repeat-associated core domain-containing protein, producing MLIEILKALAMKNFEKKLSTFNSQLSTCSGGYDYFGARFYDSDLARWMSVDPMADKYPGWSPYNYVMGNPLNSIDPDGKEVRLNNRKDAERLAKEINKVLGGEHVFIVEIKINDGDNNQHYFRIDANESSLDWGKDKYLSAAYDVFASTEHIYNVVFSETADNRGGGYYRSDGESIIGQINRNENNHDVVLSKSEAQYKNGTVGVVFFHEAVGHGHPVTGSEFNGNATKISEYFGYNKHLFHKGYVKETGWKSSQLNLWRRK from the coding sequence ATGTTAATAGAAATATTGAAAGCATTAGCAATGAAGAATTTTGAGAAGAAACTCTCAACTTTCAATTCTCAACTTTCAACTTGTTCCGGCGGCTACGATTATTTTGGAGCAAGGTTTTATGACTCTGACCTTGCCAGGTGGATGAGTGTTGATCCCATGGCAGATAAATACCCTGGCTGGAGCCCGTATAATTATGTGATGGGTAATCCGTTGAATAGTATTGATCCAGATGGCAAGGAGGTACGACTAAATAACAGAAAGGATGCTGAAAGATTAGCGAAAGAGATAAACAAAGTACTTGGGGGAGAACACGTCTTTATTGTAGAAATCAAAATTAATGATGGGGATAATAATCAACACTATTTTAGGATTGATGCAAATGAAAGTAGTTTAGATTGGGGAAAGGACAAATACTTATCCGCAGCTTATGATGTTTTTGCTTCTACAGAACACATTTACAATGTTGTGTTCTCAGAAACCGCTGATAATAGAGGCGGAGGGTATTATAGATCGGATGGTGAAAGCATAATTGGCCAAATCAACCGAAACGAGAATAATCATGATGTAGTGCTTTCAAAGAGTGAAGCCCAATACAAGAATGGGACAGTTGGGGTAGTATTTTTTCATGAAGCAGTTGGACACGGACACCCAGTTACAGGGAGTGAGTTTAATGGTAATGCAACCAAAATAAGTGAATATTTTGGGTATAACAAGCATTTGTTTCACAAAGGATATGTTAAGGAAACTGGGTGGAAAAGTAGTCAGTTGAATCTTTGGCGAAGGAAATGA
- a CDS encoding RHS repeat-associated core domain-containing protein, translating into MAEYVSGGTAAQKYVFTEKERDIETGYDYFGARYYDSDLGRWMTVDPLADKYPGWSPYNYVMGNPLNSYDPDGRDVIVLLAPKGANRAGHSAILIGNSKTGWTYISKNGTLEGEKDLYGKSDFTYLVQEEGETFNQFLAEVEDRDRQDYEVGYWMISDTDEDRKMINAALTNAKELYKLLTNNCMDVVTKALESIALHGGHVNMPMNGNGISSGVTYKDYNAIPNIRYEIIKANNVGFELILSNDTVYKRKKAEAGLE; encoded by the coding sequence ATGGCAGAGTATGTTTCCGGAGGTACCGCCGCGCAGAAATATGTGTTTACAGAAAAAGAAAGAGATATTGAAACCGGTTACGATTATTTTGGCGCAAGGTATTATGACTCAGATCTGGGCAGGTGGATGACCGTTGACCCTTTGGCTGATAAATACCCCGGCTGGAGCCCGTATAATTATGTGATGGGCAATCCGCTGAATAGTTATGACCCGGATGGACGGGATGTTATTGTATTGCTTGCGCCAAAAGGGGCTAATAGAGCCGGGCACTCTGCAATACTTATCGGGAATAGTAAAACAGGTTGGACTTATATATCCAAAAACGGTACACTGGAGGGAGAAAAAGATTTATATGGGAAGTCAGATTTTACTTATTTAGTACAAGAAGAAGGAGAAACTTTTAATCAATTCCTTGCAGAAGTTGAGGACAGGGATAGGCAAGATTATGAGGTGGGTTATTGGATGATTTCCGATACAGACGAAGATAGAAAAATGATTAATGCAGCCTTAACAAATGCTAAGGAACTTTATAAATTGCTCACAAACAACTGCATGGATGTTGTTACAAAAGCTCTTGAGTCTATAGCATTACACGGTGGCCATGTCAACATGCCCATGAATGGGAATGGAATTAGTAGTGGTGTTACCTATAAAGACTATAATGCGATACCAAATATTCGATATGAAATTATAAAAGCTAATAATGTGGGATTTGAGTTAATCTTATCAAATGATACGGTTTATAAGAGAAAAAAAGCCGAAGCAGGGTTAGAATAA
- a CDS encoding four helix bundle protein, with product MIESIIREKSFNFAVRIIKLSQYLQKQGEFILARQLLRSGTSIGANVREAKHAESRADFIHKMNIALKESEETGYWLDLLLAGGILKTEEHQSIKQDADELTKILHSIVKTSKKKKFE from the coding sequence ATGATTGAATCCATTATTAGAGAAAAATCGTTTAATTTTGCGGTAAGAATAATAAAATTATCTCAGTACTTACAAAAACAAGGCGAGTTTATTCTTGCTCGTCAATTGCTGCGATCTGGTACTTCGATTGGTGCAAATGTCCGGGAAGCGAAACACGCTGAGTCAAGAGCTGACTTTATTCACAAAATGAACATAGCTTTAAAAGAGTCAGAGGAAACCGGATATTGGCTTGATTTATTATTAGCTGGTGGGATTTTAAAAACTGAAGAACATCAATCAATAAAGCAAGACGCAGATGAGTTGACTAAAATATTGCATTCCATTGTGAAAACATCAAAAAAGAAGAAATTTGAATAA